The following are from one region of the Lytechinus variegatus isolate NC3 chromosome 4, Lvar_3.0, whole genome shotgun sequence genome:
- the LOC121413628 gene encoding juvenile hormone acid O-methyltransferase-like has translation MNTDTKELAQYYDAISSVYSQNRCRDEALEWVDFDENDDVLDVACGSGRLCKMLSPRVNSVTGLDISHGMIEFARIENSGPNIRFFQEDAQTFGPHLTDWREKFNKILSMCSLHWCSDKENVLKNVYQCLKPGGIFLLNFVTHAELFSDWSSYGETWDSWIRKHPKWCQYLQNRDYEVFATKSTEGFLDLMRSVGFVIGHSEVKQDPWVEWEESNVKKQIRCLFYPIKYIPLEHQEEFVDDVYKRACDVTPKKSGNVYQGEVGRMEHMTVMATKE, from the exons ATGAACACTGATACTAAAGAGTTGGCTCAATATTACGATGCCATTAGCTCGGTTTATTCCCAGAATCGATGTCGTGACGAAGCTTTGGAATGGGTCGATTTCGATGAAAACGACGACGTGCTCGATGTTGCATGTGGATCTGGAAGGTTGTGTAAAATGCTGTCTCCTCGTGTAAACTCAGTTACCG GCTTAGATATCTCTCATGGAATGATAGAATTCGCTAGGATTGAAAACTCAGGGCCCAATATACGATTCTTTCAAGAAGACGCGCAGACGTTTGGTCCTCATCTTACCGATTGGCGGGAAAAGTTCAACAAAATTCTGAGCATGTGTAGTTTGCATTGGTGTTCTGACAAGGAGAATGTGTTGAAGAATGTCTACCAGTGTCTAAAACCAGGGGGTATATTTCTTCTTAACTTCGTTACACATGCGGAGCTCTTTTCGGATTGGAGTTCCTACGGAGAGACATGGGACTCATGGATTCGAAAACATCCAAAATGGTGTCAGTATCTGCAG AATCGCGACTACGAGGTGTTTGCAACAAAAAGTACTGAGGGTTTTCTGGACCTTATGAGATCAGTGGGTTTCGTCATTGGACATTCAGAGGTGAAGCAGGACCCTTGGGTTGAATGGGAGGAAAGTAATGTCAAAA aACAAATACGCTGCTTGTTTTATCCGATAAAGTACATCCCTCTGGAACACCAAGAAGAATTCGTCGATGACGTGTACAAACGGGCCTGTGACGTCACTCCTAAGAAGTCTGGTAATGTTTACCAAGGTGAAGTAGGGAGAATGGAACACATGACCGTAATGGCTACCAAAGAATGA